The Fusobacterium sp. FSA-380-WT-3A region TCCTTAAATTATTACGCTTTTTTCATACCATATTTAGATCTTGATTGTTTTCTGTTGTTAACACCAGCTGTATCTAGTGCTCCTCTGATTATTTTGTATCTAACCCCTGGTAAGTCTTTTGTTCTTCCTCCTCTTATAAGAGCGATTGAGTGTTCTTGTAAGTTATGTCCTTCTCCTGGGATGTAGCAAGTAACTTCAAGTCCGTTTGTTAATTTTACTCTGGCAACCTTTCTTAAAGCTGAGTTAGGTTTTTTAGGTGTAGTTGTATAAACTCTTACACATACTCCTCTTCTTTGTGGGTTTCCTTGTAATGCTGGAGATTTACTAGTTTCTTCTAATGTTTGTCTCCCTTTTTTAACTAATTGATTTAGAGTAGGCATTTTACCCTCCTTCCGATTTAAATTTTTTATATTTTTAATTTTTATTATATAACTTAAATATTATAACTTTTTTTTGAGAAAAAGTCAATTTAATTATATAGCCATAGTATTGTATCATATTTTTTAAAAATTACAAAGCTTTTTTTAAATTTTTTAGTTCTTTTTCTATCTCTTCCCATTTTTCCATTTCAGAAAGTATCTCTAGGTCTATATTTTCTAATTTTTCTTGTATTTCCAATAGTTCTTCTAAAATATTTTTCTTTCCTGCTATCTCATATTCTTTTTCTAAATTTGATTTTTTTTCTTCTAATTTTTCAATATTTTTTTCTGTTTCTACATATTTTTTTTCTAAAGATGATATTCTATTTTTTATCTTTTTTTGTTCTTCATAATTATTTACTACATTTTCATTAGATTTTTCTAAAAGTTTTTTAGATTTTTTTGTACAATATTCTGAATAATTTCCATTGAACTTTTCAACTCCATCCTCTGTTATCTCATAGATAGTATTTACTATTCCTTCTAAGAAATATCTGTCATGAGAAACAATTAATATTGTTCCTTGATAATCTTCTAAGGCTTCTTCTAAAACTTCTCTTGAATATATATCTAAATGGTTTGTAGGCTCATCAAGTACTAAAAAATTAGCTTTTTTTAGAATAAGTTTCATTAAAGTTACTCTTGCTTTTTCTCCACCACTAAGAGAACCTATTATTTTAAAAACATCTTCCTCTGGAAATAAAAATCCTCCAGCTAATCTTCTTACATCCTCTTCACTCATGGGATAATTAAACATAAATTCATTTAAAATACTAACTTTTTCATCTAATCCTTGATGATTTTGGTCATAGTATCCTATTGTAACTTTATCACCAATTGTTATTTTTCCACTATCAGCTTTTTCCATTCCATTTACAATTTTCAAAAGTGTAGATTTTCCTACACCATTTTTTCCTATAAGACCTACTCTTTCTCCTCTAAATATTTCTAAATTTAAATTTTGAAATATTTTTTTACCATCATAAGATTTAGATAATTTTTCTATTTTTAAAACTCTATCTACACTTGGTCTTTCTATATCAAATTTTAGTTTCATCTTTCTGACATTGACAACAGGATTCTCCATTTTTTCCATTCTATTTAAAAGACTTTCTCTTCCACGAGCTTGTTTAGATTTAATACCTGCTTTGTATCTTCTGATATACTCTTCCATTTGTTTGATTTTCTCTTGTTCTTTTTCAAAAGCTTTAATTGCTCCTGAAAGATAAATTTCTTTTTGAATAGTATATTCTGTAAAGTTTCCTTTATAAGTTTTTAGAGTATGCCCTTCTATTTCAAAAATTCTTCCAACAACATTATCTAAAAAATATCTGTCATGTGATACAACCATTACAGCTTTATTATAATCTTTCAAAAATTTTTCTAACCATTCAATAGCCAATAAATCAAGATGGTTTGTAGGCTCGTCAAGTATTAAAAGTTCTGGTTCTTCTAAAAGAATTTTTCCAAGAGCTGTTCTTGATTTTTGTCCTCCTGATAAATCTCCTATCCTTTGTTGCCATAAATCTTCTGATATACTTAATCCATTTAAAACTTGTTTTACTTTATATTCTATAGCATAACCTTCTTCTTGTTCATAACGAGTGGTTACTACTGCTAGTTCTTCCATTATATTATCAAAATTTTCAGGTTCTATATTTATTCTTAAACTAAGTTCTTGAATTTTTTTATGGTCTTCCATTACTTTTCCAAATACCAACATCAATTCATCAAAGATTGTATTATTAGGATTAAGATTTATATTTTGAGAAAGATATCCTATTTTAAGATTTCCTTTTTTACTGATTATTCCCCTTTGATTTGTAGTTGGGTCAACATCATTTTCCTCTTCCTCTAACAACATTTTTATAAGAGTAGTTTTTCCAGCTCCATTTATTCCTATAACACCTATTTTATCTTTTTCATCAATAGAAAAAGTTATATTTTTAAAAAGAGTTTCACCAGAAAAACCTTTATATAAGTTTTCAACATGTAATAATGCCATTTTATTCTCCTAAAAAATTAAATTTATCATTCAGAGTTATTATAACATAAATTATATTATTTTGTAAATTTTACAATAAAAAGGGAGAGCAACTTACTCTCCCTTTACCGCTATGGGTTTCTAATCTTTCATCTTGTCGCTAAGGACCTTTATTGTATAATAATTATACAATATTTTTTTATTTTTTTCAATATTATTTTTTTAACAAATCAATAACATTATCTATTTGAGTCAATTGTATTCCATTTAGTTTGGGATAACATTTTTTTCCATTACTTTCTACTGGTCTTTTTAATCTAGCTCTACTTATTGATCTTATTTGATTGACCAAAGCATAACTATTTTTTTGTTTCCCCGGCATTTTATTTATAATTCCTAAGTTTATTACTAAAGGTGAATTTTGATTATATGAACTATTTTGAGAGGTTAAAGGAACTACTATAGCCATCTTTCCTTCTAACTTTAAAACTACACAATAATGATTATATCTATATTCAGTACCTATTCCATAACCAAAATCAACAAAAAATACTTCTCCTCTTTTAGCTATTTCTTTTTCCAAATCTCTTATTTTACTATAACCATTTTTCAAAAGTTCTTCATTCATTTTTTTTCTATTTTTTATTATTTTGTAATTAATATCACATAAATCAAATAACCATTTTTTTAATCTTAATACTTCTTCTCTTGAAATTATTTTCTTTATTTTTAAAATTATTCTTTTTAATTTTCTTGCAAATTTTTTCATAACTATTTTTCCTTATACTATAAA contains the following coding sequences:
- the rpsL gene encoding 30S ribosomal protein S12, producing the protein MPTLNQLVKKGRQTLEETSKSPALQGNPQRRGVCVRVYTTTPKKPNSALRKVARVKLTNGLEVTCYIPGEGHNLQEHSIALIRGGRTKDLPGVRYKIIRGALDTAGVNNRKQSRSKYGMKKA
- the abc-f gene encoding ribosomal protection-like ABC-F family protein, encoding MALLHVENLYKGFSGETLFKNITFSIDEKDKIGVIGINGAGKTTLIKMLLEEEENDVDPTTNQRGIISKKGNLKIGYLSQNINLNPNNTIFDELMLVFGKVMEDHKKIQELSLRINIEPENFDNIMEELAVVTTRYEQEEGYAIEYKVKQVLNGLSISEDLWQQRIGDLSGGQKSRTALGKILLEEPELLILDEPTNHLDLLAIEWLEKFLKDYNKAVMVVSHDRYFLDNVVGRIFEIEGHTLKTYKGNFTEYTIQKEIYLSGAIKAFEKEQEKIKQMEEYIRRYKAGIKSKQARGRESLLNRMEKMENPVVNVRKMKLKFDIERPSVDRVLKIEKLSKSYDGKKIFQNLNLEIFRGERVGLIGKNGVGKSTLLKIVNGMEKADSGKITIGDKVTIGYYDQNHQGLDEKVSILNEFMFNYPMSEEDVRRLAGGFLFPEEDVFKIIGSLSGGEKARVTLMKLILKKANFLVLDEPTNHLDIYSREVLEEALEDYQGTILIVSHDRYFLEGIVNTIYEITEDGVEKFNGNYSEYCTKKSKKLLEKSNENVVNNYEEQKKIKNRISSLEKKYVETEKNIEKLEEKKSNLEKEYEIAGKKNILEELLEIQEKLENIDLEILSEMEKWEEIEKELKNLKKAL
- a CDS encoding type II toxin-antitoxin system PemK/MazF family toxin, coding for MKKFARKLKRIILKIKKIISREEVLRLKKWLFDLCDINYKIIKNRKKMNEELLKNGYSKIRDLEKEIAKRGEVFFVDFGYGIGTEYRYNHYCVVLKLEGKMAIVVPLTSQNSSYNQNSPLVINLGIINKMPGKQKNSYALVNQIRSISRARLKRPVESNGKKCYPKLNGIQLTQIDNVIDLLKK